A single Bicyclus anynana chromosome 19, ilBicAnyn1.1, whole genome shotgun sequence DNA region contains:
- the LOC112053425 gene encoding uncharacterized protein LOC112053425 → MFESDDYDQVLSQLDFPELSEKLQSKNTDPILHSKESQANHRNLNEPSKGPATDLQTSNLVNSNLNKKKTKLHDKSPVSPTHLKRKMLNSYFDHKSKRKFPGPAGLLTGSFEEKKNDTICQMELLSQDVDFTQSYIHGDVFNTPLWKRLLEDTKTFNEINTIGGIKHQALVGNLQKKKAHIVTAFVENVDRSGDDPLITLRDKTGQIKCTLHRDAWSSFSSYIVAEYCALVIWKPTVLTTGSAFKKHYLNITLSNIWAIYSSAVIADGETLADGFQMTCEEDYTIIRMNRDASDINSSTGNESLQESFDDLDNVFLDDAF, encoded by the exons ATGTTCGAATCAGATGATTATGATcag GTGCTATCTCAATTGGATTTCCCGGAGTTGTCTGAAAAATTGCAATCCAAGAACACGGATCCAATTCTTCACAGTAAAGAATCTCAGGCTAATCACAGGAACCTTAATGAGCCAAGTAAGGGTCCTGCTACAGATTTGCAAACAAGTAATTTAGTTAATTCTAACTTAAATAAGAAGAAAACCAAATTACATGACAAGAGTCCAGTATCACCAActcatttaaaaagaaaaatgttaaattcataCTTTGATCACAAAAGTAAAAGAAAGTTCCCTGGACCGGCGGGTCTTTTAACTGGTTCCTTTGAAGAGAAAAAGAATGATACTATTTGTCAAATGGAACTTCTTTCACAg GATGTAGATTTTACTCAAAGCTATATTCACGGTGATGTATTTAACACACCTTTATGGAAGAGACTGTTGGAAGATACAAAAACTTTCaatgaaataaatacaatagGAGGCATCAAACACCAGGCTTTAGTAGGCAATTTGCAGAAAAAGAAGGCTCATATTGTCACAGCATTTGTAGAGAATGTGGACAGATCAGGGGATGATCCTTTGATCACTTTGAGAGATAAAACAG GACAAATAAAATGCACTCTACACAGAGATGCGTGGTCATCATTTTCTTCATACATTGTGGCAGAATATTGCGCCCTTGTAATATGGAAACCGACTGTGCTCACAACGGGAAGTGCATTCAAGAAACACTATCTAAATATTACTTTAAGTAATATATGGGCTATATACAGCTCTGCGGTGATCGCAGATGGTGAAACGTTGGCAGATGGTTTTCAAATGACATGTGAAGAAGATTACACTATTATTAGAATGAACAGAGATGCATCAG ATATCAATTCGTCAACTGGAAATGAAAGCCTGCAAGAAAGTTTTGATGATTTGGATAATGTGTTTTTAGATGATGCTTTTTAG
- the LOC112053430 gene encoding calmodulin-like, producing the protein MAQFDVFDPLANVTLRFTEEELSDIIEWFDNKSEPLLIINEGEPINVITIENLRQFLELKKFHKRCFHYPSYAEIMSQVEILKAGINRVLTKDQFIYLLDKWVIEPDLKHELKLAFKVFDTEKRDFLEIDEIKVIVTTYADVFNDAETREMLRDANVRGDGNVFYEDFVDSLFNVAPELYQLKAEFLYEDPKEDPSVPPDPIIEPEPEPEPAPSPPPPPPPEPKKKKKK; encoded by the exons atgGCACAATTTGATGTTTTTGATCCTTTGGCAAATGTAACACTACGTTTTACTGAAGAAGAATTGTCTGATATAATTGAATGGTTTGATAACAAATCCGAGCCTTTACTAATTATAAACGAAGGTGAACCGATTAACGTAATTACTATTGAGAATTTGAGGCAGTTTTTGGAGCTTAAAAA GTTTCACAAAAGATGTTTTCACTATccaagctatgctgaaattatGAGTCAAGTTGAAATCTTGAAGGCTGGAATAAATAGAGTTCTAACTAAAGAtcaatttatttacttgttAGACAAATGGGTGATAGAGCCAGATTTAAAACACGAATTAAAATTAGCTTTCAAG gtGTTTGATACAGAAAAGAGAGATTTTTTGGAAATAgatgaaattaaagttattgtCACAACTTATGCTGACGTATTTAACGACGCTGAGACTCGTGAAATGTTACGTGATGCAAACGTTCGTGGTGATGGAAACGTATTTTATGAAGATTTTGTGGATAGCTTGTTTAATGTTGCTCCTGAGTTATATCAATTAAAG GCTGAATTTCTTTACGAAGACCCCAAAGAAGATCCTTCTGTACCGCCTGACCCAATAATAGAGCCAGAGCCCGAACCTGAACCAGCTCCTTCTCCTCCACCACCACCGCCACCAGAgccaaaaaagaagaagaaaaaataa
- the LOC112053427 gene encoding FAS-associated factor 2: MDLEDNALGLTQEQTDKMLQFQDLTGIEDMSICRDVLQRHQWDLEVAIQEQLNMREGRPSVFATEARAPPVVHDHIAQQVFTDDAPESPGGVRGLLRYVVNLVVSVCYSTISSVLNLLLSFVRNDERRLVTDPLGDVMSFINSYSPRFSPHPVFYQGTYAQALNDAKNELKFLIVYLHSESATETQNFCRTTLADPDVIQFINTHALFWGCSIDSSEGWRVAQSVGGRRYPLLCVVCVRDHRMTVVARNEGTAAPQQLLQRLQRIVEENEPHLTAARADRVEREVTARLRAAQDEAYEESLKADQEKERRRAADREARDQLQRDHEHKQMLEEQHRQEIIASRASIAASLPSEPLAGKDAVALLIRLPGGERLTRRFLLAHTTQNLYDFVFSHPQSPEEFEITTNFPKRTIVRGTTNLQDAGLKDRDVLFVNDTNA; the protein is encoded by the exons ATGGACCTAGAAGACAATGCATTGGGCTTGACTCAGGAGCAGACCGACAAAATGCTACAGTTCCAAGACTTAACAGGTATTGAGGACATGTCAATATGCAGAGATGTTCTACAAAGACATCAATGGGATTTGGAG GTTGCAATACAGGAACAGCTCAATATGAGGGAAGGCAGACCTTCAGTGTTTGCGACAGAGGCGAGAGCTCCCCCCGTTGTTCATGACCACATAGCACAACAAGTGTTCACAGACGATGCGCCTGAGAGTCCAGGCGGAGTTCGAGGGCTCCTGCGATATGTAGTCAACCTAGTAGTATCAGTGTGTTATAGTACAATATCTTCTGTATTAAACTTGCTTCTAAGTTTTGTCAGGAATGATGAAAGAAGAT TGGTAACAGATCCATTGGGAGATGTCATGTCTTTCATCAACAGCTACAGTCCCAGGTTCTCTCCCCACCCAGTGTTCTACCAGGGAACCTATGCCCAAGCTCTCAATGATGCCAAGAATGAGCTTAAATTCCTTATTGTGTACTTGCACTCTGAATCAGCCACTGAGACACAAAACTTCTGCAG AACCACATTAGCTGATCCAGATGTGATCCAATTTATTAACACACATGCCCTCTTCTGGGGGTGTTCCATTGACTCATCTGAAGGGTGGCGAGTGGCACAGTCTGTGGGGGGGCGCAGATACCCCCTGCTGTGTGTGGTGTGTGTGAGGGATCATCGCATGACTGTGGTGGCACGGAATGAGGGCACTGCAGCACCGCAGCAGTTACTGCAGAGGCTGCAGAGAATTGTAGAGGAGAATGAACCACACCTTACTGCAGCTAGAGCCGACAG GGTGGAACGTGAAGTAACAGCCAGGCTGCGCGCGGCACAAGACGAAGCGTACGAGGAGTCGCTGAAAGCCGACCAAGAGAAGGAGCGGCGACGCGCCGCCGACCGTGAGGCGCGCGACCAGTTGCAGCGAGACCATGAGCACAAACAGATGCTCGAGGAGCAACACCGGCAGGAG ATAATAGCTTCGCGCGCGTCGATAGCTGCCAGCCTGCCCAGCGAGCCTCTGGCCGGCAAGGACGCCGTGGCGCTGCTGATACGCCTGCCCGGCGGCGAGCGGCTCACCCGGCGCTTCCTGCTCGCGCACACCACGCAG AATCTATACGACTTCGTGTTCAGCCACCCACAGTCGCCGGAAGAGTTTGAAATCACGACCAATTTCCCAAAGCGCACCATAGTGCGGGGGACGACCAACTTACAGGACGCCGGGCTTAAAGACCGCGACGTGCTGTTCGTGAACGATACAAACGCataa